One genomic window of Plasmodium coatneyi strain Hackeri chromosome 12, complete sequence includes the following:
- a CDS encoding KIR-like protein, whose product MHQEFSGAMEKSECGTNAETVKNELTGILTSYGHVQGYGEQAVKAYCLASSKKEKDKASSEEKYCTSLYYWIGNELFSTMTDSTQFATAMKDVYNKLEQLKGLQINDKCKVMYENDNITWDIFNHMKALYEYRQDYNTIYATATADATTQVDCAGRPKTGKCHCKYDYSSYLTTTVDAYNQMRQHCGDRGGSGTHSDKAWCTEFNRWFHQQREDVSPSSNSILSPSQLKCKLKYTSDCTNITIPAAAIFGTLTSIGIPTIAYAFYKYGLLTSWFGNHTFGNSNSGGRSRRSARSNFDTLRDSSTEYSANYSSVASRAASTTTDSTDGASTIYDREFIIQIKKLNIYRWVICTMGKE is encoded by the exons ATGCACCAAGAATTCAGTGGTGCCATGGAGAAGAGTGAATGTGGAACGAACGCAGAaacagtaaaaaatgaactcaCGGGTATATTGACCTCATATGGACACGTACAGGGCTATGGGGAACAGGCTGTAAAAGCCTACTGCCTTGCCTCttcgaagaaggaaaaggacaagGCATCATCTGAGGAGAAGTATTGTACatctttatattattggatagggaaTGAGCTATTCAGCACTATGACCGACTCTACACAGTTTGCTACCGCTATGAAAGACGTCTATAACAAATTGGAACAACTCAAGGGGCTGCAAATTAATGACAAATGTAAGGTTATGTATGAAAATGACAACATCACTTGGGACATTTTCAATCACATGAAAgcattatatgaatataggCAAGATTACAACACCATATATGCAACTGCAACTGCAGATGCAACTACACAAGTGGATTGCGCAGGGAGACCTAAAACTGGCAAATGTCACTGTAAGTATGACTATTCCAGCTACCTAACCACCACTGTTGATGCATACAATCAAATGAGGCAACATTGTGGAGACAGAGGTGGAAGTGGTACACATTCTGACAAAGCATGGTGTACTGAATTCAATAGATGGTTCCACCAACAGAGGGAAGATGTTTCTCCTAGCAGCAACTCCATTCTATCACCATCACAATTAAAGTGCAAATTAAAATACACCTCAGATTGTACAAATATTACCATCCCTGCTGCGGCTATATTTGGTACACTAACCTCTATAGGAATACCAACAATTGCTTATGCTTTCTATAaa TACGGTCTCTTaacttcttggtttggtaatcaCACTTTTGGAAATAGCAACagcggaggaagaagcaggagATCGGCCAGATCAAACTTTGATACTCTAAGGGACAGTTCTACGGAGTATTCTGCTAATTATTCATCAGTAGCCTCAAGGGCAGCttccacaacaacagattCGACAGATGGtgcatctaccatatatgatcgTG AATTCATaattcaaataaaaaagttaaacatATATAGATGGGTCATATGTACTATGGGGAAGGAGTAA
- a CDS encoding Variable surface protein Vir7-like protein has translation MTDMNLMQLPSKVAYAEFNGEGSTYSASCSWLEYTRTALESALDECGKVKGYVDQIVKAWCIVQNSGGMRNLGSTHCFPFYYWLGNILFNQLRLESPLETMKTIYENLNEVLSKEKCTIIYDNIDQTTFGHMKAAYEYYQDHAKIEKQLNQLDKRCTAAYQQHLTNIVSAYKSINGNCVNDMTKPHCRDFNNSYKKHSPLGPPELTCTIESGQKSSEGSAHASVQLQTEEVNSSSGTIPTTAISSVFSVLGMGVAAASFFLYKIRQTIPLYMMDDDHEHLKEEERRMISLNRNKEGMWLITLHNASTAEKK, from the exons ATGACA gataTGAATTTAATGCAATTACCCTCCAAGGTAGCATATGCTGAATTCAATGGAGAAGGGAGTACATACAGCGCATCCTGCTCTTGGCTGGAATATACAAGGACCGCATTGGAAAGTGCACTTGATGAATGCGGAAAAGTCAAAGGATATGTAGATCAAATAGTAAAAGCATGGTGTATTGTGCAGAATTCAGGGGGAATGCGTAACTTAGGGAGTACGCACTGTTTTCCCTTCTACTACTGGTTAggtaatatattatttaaccAATTAAGACTTGAATCACCTTTGGAAACTATGAAAACAATCTATGAAAATCTAAATGAAGTTCTGAGTAAAGAAAAGTGTACAATTATATATGATAACATTGACCAAACTACCTTTGGTCATATGAAAGCagcatatgaatattatCAAGACCATGCGAAAATAGAAAAGCAACTAAATCAACTGGATAAACGTTGCACTGCTGCATATCAACAACACCTAACGAACATTGTTTCAGCATATAAAAGTATAAATGGAAACTGTGTAAATGATATGACTAAACCACATTGTAGGGATTTTAACAACAGCTATAAGAAACACAGTCCCCTGGGGCCACCGGAATTAACATGCACTATAGAAAGCGGGCAGAAATCATCGGAGGGGTCTGCACATGCATCAGTCCAATTACAAACAGAGGAAGTAAATTCCTCCAGTGGAACCATCCCTACCACTGCCATATCATCCGTTTTCTCTGTCCTGGGAATGGGAGTGGCGGCtgcttcattctttttatataaa ATTCGGCAGACAATTCCACTATATATGATGGACGACGACCACGAGCACCTcaaagaggaagaacgaagaaTGATCTCCCTGAACAGAaacaaggaaggaatgtggcTTATCACCCTACATAATGCCTCTACagcggaaaagaaataa
- a CDS encoding KIR protein, translated as MTKDLQCKVEDLPSRKVYKAFGNNARHGEERCSEITSKEEEIEEILKGKLKNDWDPGKYAKQIAPALCLLSKLDTKKKESCEKICDFFYFWLGDILCNNWRSTSSFKDSMKEIYGKLKDLGGQCKYEAMHNNVSKTIFPQRKKVFDYLHDYKTIIQDLKESKSSGSSCCEDYATYLEQAISAYGQIEAGWKVSSDEYFKKFWTQFKGNGNGDRGDSGKIPKPSNLNCEGIDGIVLESDAENEDGTNLVNCLTQLSAESPELQSITETEHGPVSTEVHSSSVGRTSTPTAVTISGTLATAAVATISFLLYKVSTK; from the exons ATGACAAAA GATCTGCAGTGTAAGGTGGAAGATTTACCTTCCAGAAAAGTGTATAAAGCTTTTGGGAACAATGCCAGGCATGGCGAAGAGCGATGTTCGGAAATCacttctaaggaagaagaaatagagGAAATTTTGAAAGGTAAATTAAAGAATGACTGGGATCCTGGTAAATATGCAAAGCAAATTGCGCCAGCCCTGTGTTTGCTATCTAAGCTGGAcacaaagaagaaggaatcaTGCGAAAAGATATGtgatttcttctatttttggctTGGGGACATATTATGTAATAATTGGAGATCAACTTCTTCATTCAAGGATTCTATGAAGGAAATTTATGGTAAATTAAAGGATTTAGGCGGTCAATGCAAGTATGAGGCTATGCACAATAATGTAAGTAAAACCATTTTCcctcaaaggaaaaaagtatttgaTTACCTCCATGATTATAAAACAATAATACAGGACCTAAAGGAATCTAAGTCTAGCGGCTCCTCCTGCTGCGAGGATTATGCAACATACTTGGAGCAAGCTATAAGTGCTTATGGACAAATAGAAGCAGGTTGGAAAGTTAGTTCAGATGaatactttaaaaaattctggACTCAGTTCAAAGGTAATGGTAATGGTGATAGGGGTGATAGTGGTAAAATTCCAAAACCGTCAAACTTGAATTGTGAGGGAATAGACGGAATAGTTCTTGAGTCGGACGCAGAGAACGAGGACGGAACAAATCTGGTTAATTGCTTAACACAGTTGTCTGCAGAAAGTCCTGAATTACAATCCATCACTGAAACAGAACACGGTCCTGTATCCACAGAAGTTCATTCATCCTCTGTAGGTAGAACCTCCACCCCTACCGCGGTAACCATATCTGGTACCCTGGCCACAGCTGCAGTTGCGACCATATCcttcttattatataaggtaagtacaaAATAA
- a CDS encoding KIR protein, with protein sequence MLSGTLDGYKHMLSSSLQQDHRDENFMNHILRAWCCVSGIPTGELDQQARCDIFYYLVGTIIYGKIQDENEFGRIISGLPVMLGLFFNMKECTIEQKNGNAAKFFDKIKEKMESSSLGSEGPWNGHDDSAKVNCERYATYLQKIADAYKKVQQECGDTLDTGRRKGKGREEGNTLRSTNRHPNNGPSFPHPTFLFHFVGNVSG encoded by the exons ATGCTGTCTGGAACTTTAGATGGATATAAGCATATGCTAAGTTCGTCATTACAGCAGGACCATCGTGATGAAAACTTCATGAATCATATTTTACGCGCCTGGTGCTGTGTATCTGGCATTCCAACAGGGGAACTCGATCAACAAGCTCGCTgcgatattttttattacttaGTGGGAACCAtaatatatggaaaaatCCAAGACGAAAATGAATTTGGGCGTATTATAAGCGGATTACCCGTAATGCTAGGATTATTCTTCAATATGAAGGAATGTACCATAGAACAGAAGAATGGAAACGCAGCAAAATTCtttgataaaataaaggaaaaaatggaaagttcttccttaggaagtgAAGGACCATGGAACGGACATGATGATTCAGCTAAGGTCAATTGTGAAAGATATGCTACTTATTTACAGAAAATTGCTGATGCATATAAGAAGGTACAACAAGAATGTGGCGACACACTAGACACAGGGAGGC ggaagggaaagggaagggaggaaggaaacacCCTTCGTTCCACCAACCGCCACCCTAACAATggaccttccttcccacaTCCCACATTTCTATTTCACTTTGTAGGAAACGTGTCTGGGTAA
- a CDS encoding KIR protein, producing the protein MVVQDQDQGQHCKLEDLPSQKIYNHFKNDGNECKDSASKVTEIRNILEDKLGHNIKHEVRKYAEKITGAWCLLSKVKTEEEPSPPPPPPCKVGVLCDFFYYWLGDKLNNNLSFGTSLQDIMQKIYAKLERFNELCTNNSVHINMDKEFEPRRKAIFDYYYDYRTIWKNLRESGSNSCNGAYDTYLKGDKGVGGVGGADDAYNQVEASCPDDGGDDYFCTEFWKKKFKNESNPIPKPGDLVSKAAGGAELPSNGEDDANLLSCLEVLSSKVATMRKEALSHLSPSSQEGDGGGSGVAPIVSSIIGTLIGIPALGALFLYKYNLLPSWLHNHFGNNNNSGGRTNTRKRRSTEHHHYDTLTDESTEYTTDYSTTTNSITDSMTEYSAPSSTRRTNNRNGQKNIRYQSV; encoded by the exons ATGGTGGTACAA GATCAGGATCAAGGCCAGCATTGCAAGTTGGAAGatttaccttcacaaaaaatatataaccatTTCAAGAATGATGGAAATGAATGTAAGGATAGTGCCTCTAAGGTAACAGAAATAAGGAACATCTTGGAAGATAAATTAGGGCATAACATCAAACATGAAGTAAGAAAATATgctgaaaaaattacaggaGCTTGGTGTCTTTTATCTAAAGTGAAAACAGAGGAGGAACCATCACCACCCCCACCCCCACCGTGTAAGGTGGGGGTGCTGTgtgatttcttttattattggttaggggataaaTTAAATAACAATTTGAGCTTCGGTACTTCACTTCAGGACATTATGCAGAAAATATACGCTAAATTGGAAAGGTTCAACGAGCTGTGTACAAACAAcagtgtacacataaatatggACAAGGAATTTGAACCTCGTCGAAAAGccatattcgattattactACGATTACCGAACCATATGGAAGAACCTACGGGAGAGTGGCAGTAATTCTTGTAATGGAGCATATGACACCTACCTAAAAGGCGATAAGGGAGTTGGTGGTGTTGGTGGGGCTGACGACGCTTATAATCAAGTAGAAGCAAGCTGTCCCGATGATGGGGGTGATGATTACTTCTGTACAGAAttctggaagaagaagttcaaAAATGAGAGCAACCCTATCCCAAAACCGGGGGATCTAGTGTCTAAAGCTGCGGGAGGGGCGGAGCTTCCGTCAAATGGAGAAGATGATGCAAATCTCCTTTCCTGTTTGGAAGTGTTGTCTTCCAAAGTTGCTACAATGCGGAAAGAAGCGTTATCCCACCTATCACCATCATCACAGGagggtgatggtggtggaagTGGTGTTGCCCCAATTGTCTCCTCCATAATAGGTACACTAATTGGAATACCTGCGTTAggtgctctttttttatataag tataatcttttaccttcctgGCTCCACAACCACTTtggaaacaacaacaacagtggtggaagaacaaacacaagaaagagaagatccaCTGAACATCATCACTATGACACACTAACAGACGAATCTACTGAATACACCACAGATTATTCCACAACAACAAATTCCATAACCGATTCCatgacagaatattctgctcCATCATCcacaagaagaacaaataataggaacggacagaaaaatatacgttatcaaaGTGTGTGA
- a CDS encoding Kir protein, with translation MSETEPAETYLKNEHLQELPSKTAYNAFENGDNECTTYGITVDGEAAQLKGVLKTHQKIKEEAEKIVKAWCSASSQGRIGTTSIPYSRLCHALYYWLGDKVWNKGNNVWSVTRFLSVMGDIYTALEQFGVENNCTLFYKDNSNIDQTIFGHRRTVFDFTFDYKNIKDLLKSHNNYCDNAYYQHLNQAKTAFEKVLNDCKSKWDDDLYCTEFRDTYETNKNSQNPLSLTYVSKGPLNSDTVYKDVQLELKYASPKSNTAMTATISSIFSIGALGFATSLLYKYNLLPSWFRNHSGGGGSNSSRTNRKKRTNGHDFDTLTSMDTSTTSYSTENSSTKIGISNTYIKILIKNGENRINIIYLCKEPIEYHINNNNNPCLTQLPSEKEYKKFEEGQTCPAEAHGQCSNEQIIEQVKGTVAIYTSVGSDTEKIVKNYYYACTKETNPTNYYSPCYFFYYWLGEKIKDKIYGRSPLGQVIGAIYKKLHQFGLPYNNKKCKDLYPGIDVSIFTPRKKIFDYSYNYKTLLGKPQSNEFLCTEICDQYLSDVQSVYSTESNSCGETTSDLFCNELKNEYKKYFDKNKKPTLPCATKPEDEEDDDNDSCPTEVMGSPDAIPAKGTELTREHLNKLPSKMLYQKFDNGDGKEGCDVGEREVNDVKTKLTKALSGKVFEDSEVNKIFHAWCYVTRTIKKKCGSLYKDPFKFLYLWLGLKLFEEKDQIDSFDDLMDDIQEGLTKMEGGSGNKCGPLCKGNIDKTIFNKRKLAYEYYMDHDGIKGQLQNPNPEKTPCDQKYYDHLKEGYTAYNEICGKCTRGTPTNPCCTEFQDMCKDYRSKKLEELKCNPISTPGAREEQHDATSPGGSIVPATAISSVTALIGLPTTAFFLYKYTSLPSLISNTLSSGGRSNNSNRKRRTTERPFNRFLDDSTTEYTATDESTIGSIAESTTTNGSTLYNDGQRRRGGRNRSNTRPRNITYHPT, from the exons ATGTCAGAAACGGAACCAGCAGAAACATACCTGAag AACGAACACCTCCAAGAACTACCGTCCAAAACAGCATATAATGCATTCGAAAATGGCGATAATGAATGTACCACTTATGGTATTACTGTGGATGGTGAAGCGGCACAATTGAAGGGGGTACTAAAAACCcaccaaaaaattaaagaagaagcagaaaaaattgtaaaagcaTGGTGCAGTGCATCCTCACAGGGAAGGATAGGAACGACGAGCATCCCCTATAGTCGGCTCTGCCATGCtctttattattggttaggtgacaAAGTATGGAATAAGGGCAATAATGTTTGGAGTGTTACTAGATTTTTAAGTGTTATGGGTGACATTTACACTGCATTGGAACAATTTGGTGTTGAGAACaattgtacacttttttaCAAAGACAACAGTAACATTGATCAGACAATTTTTGGTCACAGAAGAACCGTATTCGACTTCACTTTTgactataaaaatataaaggacCTTCTAAAATCTCATAACAACTACTGCGACAATGCTTATTACCAACACCTAAACCAAGCTAAAACAGCATTTGAAAAGGTTCTTAATGATTGTAAAAGTAAGTGGGACGATGACCTATATTGTACCGAATTCAGGGACACATATGAAACGAACAAAAATAGTCAAAACCCGCTCAGCTTGACATATGTGTCAAAGGGACCTTTAAATAGTGATACAGTTTATAAAGACGTCCAATTAGAATTAAAGTATGCCTCACCTAAAAGTAACACAGCAATGACTGCCACCATTTCGTCTATATTTTCTATAGGTGCACTTGGATTTGCTACAtcccttttatataag tataatcttttaccctCCTGGTTTCGTAACCATTctggtggaggaggaagcaacagTAGTAGAAccaacaggaaaaaaagaacaaatggaCACGACTTTGACACGTTAACTTCAATGGACACTTCCACAACATCATATTCTACAGAGAATTCTTCAAC TAAAATAGGAATaagtaatacatatattaaaattCTTATCAAGAATGGGGAAAATCGcattaatattatatatctATGTAAAGAACCAATTGAATatcatataaataataataat AATCCATGTTTAACACAATTGCCCTCagagaaggaatataaaaaatttgaagaggGACAGACTTGCCCCGCAGAAGCACATGGACAATGTTCCAATGAGCAAATCATAGAACAGGTGAAGGGGACAGTGGCAATATACACGAGCGTTGGAAGTGATAccgaaaaaattgtaaaaaactACTATTACGCATGTACAAAGGAAACGAATCCCACGAATTATTATAGTCcctgttatttcttttattattggttaggtgaaaaaataaaagataaaATATATGGCAGAAGCCCACTGGGGCAAGTTATAGGTGCAATTTACAAGAAATTGCATCAGTTCGGGTTACCATACAATAATAAGAAGTGTAAGGATTTATACCCTGGTATTGACGTAAGTATTTTTActccaaggaaaaaaatatttgattaTTCTTACAACTATAAAACCTTACTGGGAAAACCGCAAAGTAATGAATTTTTATGTACTGAAATATGTGACCAATATCTGAGCGATGTTCAATCAGTATATTCAACTGAAAGTAACAGTTGTGGAGAGACTACTAGTGATCTCTTTTGTAACGaacttaaaaatgaatataaaaaatattttgataaaaataagaaaccAACATTGCCATGTGCAACGAAACCCgaagatgaggaagatgatgatAATGACTCATGCCCCACAGAAGTGATGGGCTCCCCCGACGCTATTCCAGCAAAAGGGACGGAATTAACG AGAGAACATTTGaataaattaccttccaaaaTGTTATATCAGAAATTTGATAATGGAGATGGTAAAGAGGGTTGTGATGTCGGTGAAAGGGAGGTGAACGACGTGAAGACTAAGTTGACAAAGGCACTAAGTGGGAAGGTATTTGAGGACAGTGaagtgaataaaattttccatgcTTGGTGTTATGTAACTCGGACCATTAAGAAAAAGTGTGGTTCGTTGTACAAGGAtccttttaaatttctttacCTATGGTTAGGACTTAAACTGTTTGAAGAGAAGGACCAAATTGATTCATTTGATGACCTTATGGATGATATTCAGGAGGGACTGACTAAAATGGAGGGGGGAAGTGGTAATAAGTGTGGACCGCTATGCAAAGGTAACATTGATAAAACCATTTTCAATAAAAGAAAACTAGCATATGAGTATTATATGGACCATGATGGTATAAAGGGACAATTACAGAATCCTAATCCTGAAAAGACTCCCTGTGATCAAAAGTATTATGACCACTTAAAGGAGGGTTATACAGCTTATAATGAAATATGTGGGAAATGTACACGGGGAACTCCTACTAATCCATGTTGTACCGAATTCCAGGACATGTGTAAGGATTACAGGAGCAAGAAGCTGGAGGAATTAAAATGTAATCCAATAAGTACACCAGGGGCAAGGGAAGAACAACACGATGCAACCTCCCCTGGTGGAAGTATAGTCCCTGCTACAGCGATTTCCTCTGTCACTGCATTAATAGGACTTCCTACAACCgctttcttcctatataag tacacttccttaccttctttGATAAGTAACACCCTTTCCTCTGGTGGGAgaagcaacaacagcaaccgaaaaagaagaacaacagaACGACCATTCAACAGGTTTTTAGACGACTCTACAACAGAATATACAGCCACGGATGAGTCCACCATAGGTTCTATAGCAGAATCAACAACAACGAATGGTTCTACTTTATATAATGATGGACAGCGAAGGAGAGGCGGAAGGAATAGAAGTAATACAAGGCCGAGGAATATAACTTATCATCCTACGTAA